The segment GGTGAATGGAAGGCTCACATTCTTTCCACGCATGACGGCGAATTCTAAAGCGTTCTTTAGTCACCGAAGTATGCAGGGTTATATTCTACTTCACCGTTAGGCGTTCCTTCTTTAAAGGAGATCGTCATGAAGTACTCCTGTGGAAATCCCGGCACTTGCAACATCGTTGAATGCGAGAAACCAAAACGGCGATAGTATTCCGGGTCGCCCAGCAAGACACATCCCTTCGCCTGAAGTTCTGATTGAAGTGTTGCCAGTCCCACTCGAATCAATTCAGATCCAACACCTTTCCGTTGATAAGCGGGCGATACAGCGACCGGCCCGAGACCGTACCAATCACAAAGTTCGTCGTTGATTTTGACTGGCGAGAACGCGATATGCCCGATCAACTGGTGCTCGCGTTCCGCGACGAGTGACAAACTGAGCGAGTTGCTCTCCCGCAGTCGTTGCACAATCAGGTGTTCTGTCTGGTCACTATGCGGGTGGTCGCGGAAGGCGCCTTCTATGAGAGAGCTGATAAATGCTTCGTCGCCCGGTTGCTCGCGGCGGATCGTGAACATGTTCGTCATCGATTTCTCTCCACGAAAATCTTGAAAAAGTGTGAACCCTTCTCGCCTGACTGCGTCTAACAGACCAGTAACATAGTTAATGGACCCAAACTTCCAATACAAAATCACCGAAGAGATCTTCACTTCACTTAAATAGATCAACTCATGAACCAGCTCCTTCTTACAAACGAACAGAACATCGGACAACTCGCTAATGCAGGCGGGAATATGTTGGATGGGAAGGATGCGTACCACTAACGACCACTTTTAGCTGCCTCAATAAAAGGCCCGGTGTCGTTCGCGATACCGGGTCTTTTTTCGTTCTTCGGGCAGTCTTCGCTCTGTTGTGACCGGTCATGGAAGACAGAAATAACAAACACAAAATCAATATATTATGAGCGACTTACTAACTCGGCTCGTTCGTCTAGCGGTAAAGGATTCCACTCTTTCACGGTGGAGACATGGGTTCGAATACCATACGAGTCATTCCAATAAGATTT is part of the Polystyrenella longa genome and harbors:
- a CDS encoding GNAT family N-acetyltransferase, producing the protein MTNMFTIRREQPGDEAFISSLIEGAFRDHPHSDQTEHLIVQRLRESNSLSLSLVAEREHQLIGHIAFSPVKINDELCDWYGLGPVAVSPAYQRKGVGSELIRVGLATLQSELQAKGCVLLGDPEYYRRFGFSHSTMLQVPGFPQEYFMTISFKEGTPNGEVEYNPAYFGD